In the genome of Mytilus edulis chromosome 3, xbMytEdul2.2, whole genome shotgun sequence, one region contains:
- the LOC139517617 gene encoding NFX1-type zinc finger-containing protein 1-like, which translates to MAQRLDSSYRGQRGGRGTGRGRGYGRGRGYQSRSESDCRRPNSSSIGSGRKSWRLLFGFRRLTELKDKESNEILLHCTSNKDSLEDAFNETDHDEEMFRLILRCCAKACQCESLSQKLLEFLVILEDSKFLKATLTDYMIRLQNLPSSEIELHEDRLLDIMMIFTQLKMRVPHAMLLSLGVLAMLEGVLQAVENECGGVSYKLAAAFKEWKETKQIVVKQNASKQNKRYMPIAEDEWLPPENFRDIPVFPESVDINVQDMPFLRRNKVEGRYLDLNHYLDVQFRLLREDFIAPLREGVKEYIEAVSTNGKTTRLQDVRIYTDVQIVSPTCSNLGLCQRVTFLCPGFHRIRWESSKRLIFGSLVVLSADKFETFFFATVANRDLKDVRKGLVDLQFECDSQRLTSVPQGTIFVMAETSAYFEAYRHVLLGLQNMKEGDLPFEKYIVHCEVNVQPPAYLCRQPSARMDLRPLVDEDMWLRDESHQPGRRVQDASKPVYTFSARANMANNIKVTDERYWPDPELLHLDNSQFDAVRTALSKEFVIIQGPPGTGKTYIGLKIVRALLHNKSLWTTDPITREHNNKPLLVVCYTNHALDQFLEGIINFYKGDVLRLGGRSSSEIMKNYSIANKRETLRRNRSIPRAIYKERTETRLRVKALRTSINLLAARIESAKMNILHEECLQAIISQKHFRNLIRGYELVKLQDNTRDFRNAKKRKECALIEWLGYAQLLQQNTKERISKDRETTTEDDLVNVINEIDAETQQRQTDAYDDEHNVNENEAIAEVTNSLSSLGIGENTVAINVSEMDDDDAINPEMSFRSKNNSNEWEIQGQQKRSMKKNLKQQLRSNDSMNDAEVSQIRDIWNLSSENKWRLYRHWIFQYCNIIHRKIDQNEEEFKNACKAHLEIQMQEDKDIMKHATVIGMTTTCAAKYQPVLKELGPRIIVVEEAAEVLEAHVITTLSKQCEHLILIGDHQQLKPNPTVYKLAQNFNLDLSLFERMIKNKLEYNCLQQQHRMRPEIAKIMKIIYPSLLNHEIVHTYEDIKGVSKNVFFVDHSEKESSEEESRSRSNQHEAEYIAGLCKYLLLQGYSSYQITVLTLYSGQLFCLKQKMPKSIFDGVKITVVDNFQGEENDIIILSLVRSNAEDNIGFLSIENRVCVALSRAKKGFYVIGNFEMLARKNQLWKSIINLAKDDEFISEGLTLYCQNHPNDKGIYAKLGSDFKKAPEGGCMKPCDVRLRCGHTCTRACHVSDRKHEQFKCMKPCVKKACNLGHRCQGRCSHKCPPCMSLIDKTLPICGHIQNVPCSMDPLKWSCTDKCQKILKCNHLCENLCGESHTDRCQVLVKKDWSCGHSAKIECYMSNMQCPSICKSEIGCGHLCKGTCGQCFQGRLHKACKQRCNHTLLCEHPCKNYCSNCPPCILKCENRCIHSNCQKTCGELCIQCIEKCEWQCPHFRCTKLCSQPCDRPRCYHRCSCLLRCGHRCIGVCGEPCLTLCKICNKDQLTKIFSGLDDKPYALFVQLEDCSHIFEVDWLDKWMDNDSQTREIKTPVKLKECPKCNKPIRRNVRYGNLIKHTLKDIETVKQKLEQRKSELEYSALRKSRSLVSSDRRIFNELYSRNQISSQNKFAAVENQIRFLITLSEIKEKYQNEVVKSRTGGIELLNALQQIDELHDFIIKDRSYFTIQETDDILREIEKFNLLLKYSLLKEWKLKSDVKMDASFDVNLRRVARYLTDGNPLIDRRKVFVTKFLKVIEDLVPRLGLGLSDGVRTVLVNTKQLFKGYWYKCKNGHVYAIDASAGETEGSICPECKTTIGGRIHRLRERTETSL; encoded by the exons ATGGCGCAACg CTTAGACTCATCGTATAGAGGACAAAGAGGAGGAAGAGGTACTGGAAGGGGTAGAGGTTATGGAAGAGGAAGAGGGTATCAATCACGAAGCGAATCTGATTGCCG GCGACCCAATAGCAGTTCCATTGGATCAGGAAGGAAAAGTTGGCGGCTTTTGTTTGGATTCAGGAGGCTTACAGAGTTGAAAGATAAGGAATCAAACGAAATTCTTCTTCACTGTACTTCAAACAAGGACTCTCTGGAAGATGCCTTTAATGAAACGGACCACGACGAAGAGATGTTTCGCCTTATTTTGAGATGCTGTGCTAAAGCATGTCAGTGTGAATCATTATCACAAAAGCTGTTGGAGTTTCTTGTAATATTAGAAGATTCCAAATTCCTAAAAGCAACGCTTACTGACTATATGATTAGACTTCAGAATCTACCTTCATCAGAAATTGAGTTACATGAAGACAGACTATTAGACATAATGATGATTTTCACCCAATTGAAAATGAGAGTTCCTCATGCAATGTTGCTTTCTTTAGGAGTATTAGCTATGTTAGAGGGAGTTCTCCAAGCAGTCGAAAATGAATGTGGTGGTGTAAGTTATAAACTTGCTGCTGCCTTCAAAGAATGGAAGGAAACAAAACAAATTGTTGTTAAGCAGAATGCATCGAAACAAAATAAGCGATATATGCCTATTGCTGAAGATGAGTGGCTGCCACCAGAAAACTTTAGAGACATTCCAGTCTTTCCCGAATCAGTTGACATTAATGTACAAGATATGCCGTTCTTACGCCGCAACAAAGTTGAGGGTCGTTATCTTGACTTGAATCACTATTTAGATGTACAGTTCCGTTTATTAAGGGAGGATTTTATTGCTCCACTTAGGGAAGGTGTCAAAGAATATATAGAAGCTGTAAGTACTAATGGAAAAACGACGAGGTTGCAAGATGTAAGAATATACACAGATGTCCAAATAGTTAGTCCAACTTGTAGTAACTTAGGATTATGTCAACGTGTCACCTTCTTGTGTCCTGGTTTTCATCGTATACGATGGGAGTCAAGCAAGAGACTTATTTTTGGTTCATTGGTTGTTTTATCCGCAGATAAATTTGAAACGTTCTTTTTTGCTACTGTTGCAAACCGTGATTTAAAAGATGTTAGAAAGGGACTGGTTGACCTTCAGTTTGAGTGTGATTCACAGAGGTTAACATCTGTTCCTCAAGGAACCATCTTCGTCATGGCAGAGACAAGTGCATATTTTGAAGCATATCGACACGTACTGCTTGGCCTTCAGAACATGAAAGAAGGAGACTTGCCTTTTGAGAAATATATTGTACATTGTGAAGTGAATGTTCAGCCACCAGCCTATCTTTGTCGACAGCCATCTGCTCGGATGGATCTGCGTCCTTTGGTTGATGAAGATATGTGGTTGAGAGACGAAAGTCACCAACCTGGCCGACGCGTACAAGATGCTTCAAAGCCCGTATATACATTCAGTGCTAGGGCCAACATGGCGAATAATATCAAAGTTACAGATGAAAGATATTGGCCAGATCCCGAGCTATTACACCTGGACAATTCCCAGTTCGATGCCGTTCGCACAGCTCTTTCAAAGGAATTTGTTATCATCCAAGGACCACCAGGTACCGGAAAGACATATATTGGACTAAAGATAGTAAGAGCATTGCTCCACAACAAGTCACTGTGGACTACAGACCCCATTACAAGAGAACATAACAACAAGCCGCTTTTAGTCGTGTGTTATACAAATCATGCTCTTGATCAGTTTTTAGAAGGAATTATTAACTTTTACAAAGGTGATGTCTTGCGCTTAGGTGGGCGAAGCTCTAGTGAGATAATGAAAAATTATAGCATCGCCAATAAACGTGAAACACTGAGAAGAAACCGGAGTATACCTAGAGCCATCTATAAAGAAAGAACTGAAACAAGATTAAGAGTAAAAGCCCTTAGAACTAGTATCAATTTACTAGCAGCGAGAATAGAAAGTGCAAAAATGAATATATTACACGAAGAATGTCTTCAAGCAATTATTAGCCAAAAACATTTCAGAAATTTGATTAGGGGATATGAACTTGTTAAGCTGCAAGACAACACCAGAGACTTTCGGAACGCCAAAAAACGAAAGGAATGTGCTTTAATTGAATGGCTAGGATACGCACAATTGTTACAACAAAACACTAAAGAAAGGATAAGCAAAGACAGAGAAACAACAACCGAAGACGATTTAGTAAACGTTATCAATGAAATTGATGCAGAAACGCAGCAAAGGCAAACAGATGCTTACGACGACGAGCACAACGTCAATGAAAACGAGGCTATTGCAGAAGTAACCAATAGTCTTTCCAGCTTAGGAATCGGTGAGAATACTGTTGCTATTAATGTATCTGAAATGGACGACGATGACGCTATTAATCCTGAAATGTCTTTTCGTTCAAAGAATAATTCAAATGAATGGGAAATTCAGGGTCAACAAAAGAGAAGCATGAAGAAAAATCTTAAACAACAACTTCGTTCTAATGATTCTATGAATGATGCAGAAGTTTCACAAATCCGTGATATTTGGAATTTGTCTTCAGAAAATAAATGGCGGCTTTATCGACATTGGATTTTTCAGTACTGTAACATTATTCATAGAAAAATCGATCAAAATGAAGAGGAATTTAAGAATGCATGCAAAGCTCATTTAGAAATACAGATGCAAGAAGATAAAGATATAATGAAACACGCCACTGTAATCGGCATGACAACTACATGCGCAGCAAAATACCAACCAGTACTTAAAGAACTTGGACCAAGAATAATAGTAGTAGAGGAGGCGGCAGAGGTTCTTGAGGCTCATGTGATAACTACTTTGAGCAAACAATgtgaacatttgattttaattggCGACCATCAACAACTTAAGCCTAACCCAACAGTGTATAAACTTGCACAAAATTTTAACCTTGATTTGTCTTTATTTGAAAGAATGATAAAGAACAAACTCGAATATAATTGTCTCCAACAACAGCATCGCATGCGTCCAGAAATagcaaaaatcatgaaaattatatatcCAAGTTTGTTGAATCACGAAATTGTTCATACATATGAGGATATAAAGGGTgtttcaaaaaatgtatttttcgtCGACCATTCTGAAAAAGAGTCTTCAGAGGAAGAATCCAGAAGCCGCTCTAACCAACATGAGGCCGAATATATCGCCGGACTTTGTAAGTACTTACTATTACAAGGTTATTCTTCCTATCAAATTACAGTTTTGACCTTGTACTCAGGACAACTTTTTTGTCTTAAACAAAAAATGCCAAAGTCAATTTTTGATGGTGTCAAAATAACAGTAGTCGATAATTTCCAAGGAGAGGAAAACGATATCATAATTTTGTCCTTAGTCCGGAGCAATGCAGAAGATAACATTGGTTTTCTTAGTATTGAAAACAGGGTATGCGTAGCATTATCTCGTGCAAAAAAGGGATTTTATGTTATTGGAAATTTTGAAATGCTAGCACGAAAAAATCAATTATGGAAGTCCATTATAAACCTTGCTAAAGATGATGAGTTTATTAGTGAAGGTCTGACGCTATACTGCCAAAATCATCCTAATGATAAAGGAATATACGCAAAGTTAGGGAGCGACTTTAAGAAAGCACCAGAAGGAGGTTGCATGAAACCCTGTGATGTACGTCTCAGATGTGGTCATACTTGTACAAGAGCTTGTCATGTAAGCGACAggaaacatgaacaattcaaatGTATGAAACCTTGCGTTAAAAAAGCATGTAATTTAGGACACCGATGTCAAGGCCGATGTAGTCACAAATGCCCTCCATGCATGTCTCTTATCGATAAAACGTTACCAATATGTGGACATATTCAAAATGTTCCATGTTCTATGGATCCCTTAAAATGGAGTTGCACAGATAAATgtcagaaaattttaaaatgcaatcACCTATGTGAAAACCTTTGTGGGGAAAGTCATACAGACAGATGTCAAGTTTTAGTCAAAAAGGACTGGTCATGTGGACATTCTGCAAAAATCGAGTGTTACATGTCTAATATGCAATGTCCGTCAATTTGCAAAAGTGAAATTGGTTGTGGTCATTTATGCAAAGGAACGTGTGGCCAGTGCTTCCAAGGAAGGCTTCATAAAGCCTGCAAACAGAGATGTAATCATACACTGCTTTGTGAACACCCGTGCAAGAACTACTGTTCAAATTGTCCTCCGTGTATTCTTAAGTGTGAAAATCGGTGTATTCACAGCAATTGTCAGAAAACTTGCGGCGAACTTTGTATACAGTGTATCGAGAAATGTGAATGGCAATGTCCACACTTTCGCTGTACCAAATTGTGCAGCCAGCCATGTGATAGACCAAGATGTTATCACCGATGTAGTTGTCTATTAAGATGTGGTCATCGGTGTATTGGAGTTTGTGGCGAGCCCTGTCTAACTTTATGCAAAATATGCAACAAAGATCAGTTAACCAAAATATTTTCGGGATTAGACGACAAACCTTATGCGCTTTTTGTTCAGTTGGAAGACTGTTCTCATATTTTTGAAGTAGATTGGCTTGATAAATGGATGGACAATGATAGCCAGACTCGTGAAATAAAAACACCGGTAAAGTTGAAAGAGTGTCCAAAATGCAATAAGCCAATTAGACGAAATGTTAGATACGGTAACCTGATAAAGCATACTTTGAAAGACATTGaaactgtaaaacaaaaattAGAGCAAAGAAAATCCGAGCTAGAGTATTCCGCGCTGCGAAAATCTAGATCATTAGTTTCATCTGACCGCAGGATATTCAATGAACTTTACTCTAGAAATCAGATATCATCCCAAAATAAGTTTGCAGCTGTAGAAAATCAGATAAGatttttaataactttatcaGAAATTAAAGAGAAATATCAAAACGAAGTTGTTAAATCAAGAACTGGGGGGATAGAGTTATTAAATGCATTGCAACAAATAGATGAGTTGCATGATTTCATCATCAAAGATCGAAGCTACTTCACTATCCAGGAGACAGATGATATATTgagagaaatagaaaaattcAATCTTTTACTGAAATATTCACTTCTCAAAGAGTGGAAATTAAAATCTGACGTTAAAATGGACGCATCCTTTGATGTAAATCTAAGAAGAGTGGCGAGATACCTGACAGATGGAAATCCACTTATCGATCGGAGAAAGGTCTTTGTTACTAAATTTCTCAAGGTCATTGAAGACCTCGTACCTCGATTAGGTCTTGGTTTATCGGACGGAGTGAGAACAGTATTGGTAAATACAAAGCAGCTGTTTAAAGGTTATTGGTACAAATGTAAAAACG GTCATGTGTATGCAATCGATGCCAGTGCAGGCGAAACTGAAGGAAGCATTTGTCCAGAATGCAAAACGACCATTGGTGGAAGGATCCATCGATTGAGAGAAAGAACGGAAACGAGTTTGTAA